The following are encoded together in the Odocoileus virginianus isolate 20LAN1187 ecotype Illinois chromosome 28, Ovbor_1.2, whole genome shotgun sequence genome:
- the LOC110131428 gene encoding mas-related G-protein coupled receptor member D: MNETLLWATGWFGAQGPGQVDGESSPERKELGTARWVLSAMVLLTCAGGVVGNGLVVWLLGSQGQRSPFSVYVLHLGVADLLFLLCMASKVILNCFRLGVTGHMALEMVSRGKYFTYTAGLSLLTAISMQRCLSVLFPIWYKCHRPEHLSAVVCALLWALSLLLNTLATFFCSKFWGWDKRHCFTINLVISILLVGVFTPLMAGSSLILCVRVQRSSTETRRRPTRLYATILACVLVFLVFALPLGIHWFFICWLDLPQWTKTLSGLLARLFSALSSSANPVIYFLVGRRKRRGLREPLGAVLRRALREEPELEARETASIATATTDPGAGEPRTLDTRLRSWEPRRLFASHPVGVSFPPSKAPH; the protein is encoded by the coding sequence ATGAACGAAACTCTGCTCTGGGCCACGGGGTGGTTCGGGGCCCAGGGCCCGGGCCAGGTAGATGGTGAGAGCAGCCCCGAGAGGAAGGAGCTGGGCACCGCCCGCTGGGTGCTGAGCGCGATGGTCCTGCTCACCTGCGCGGGTGGCGTTGTGGGCAATGGCCTGGTGGTCTGGCTGCTGggctcccaggggcagaggagcccctTTAGTGTCTATGTCCTCCACCTGGGCGTGGCggacctcctcttcctcctctgcatGGCCTCCAAGGTCATCCTGAATTGCTTCCGGCTGGGTGTTACAGGCCACATGGCCCTGGAGATGGTGAGCAGGGGAAAGTACTTCACCTACACGGCCGGCCTGAGCCTGCTGACCGCCATCAGCATGCAGCGCTGCCTCTCCGTCCTCTTCCCCATCTGGTACAAGTGTCACCGGCCCGAGCACCTGTCGGCCGTGGTGTGCGCGCTGCTCTGGGCGCTGTCCCTCCTGCTCAACACACTGGCCACGTTCTTCTGCAGTAAATTCTGGGGCTGGGACAAGCGGCACTGCTTCACGATTAACTTGGTCATCAGCATCCTCCTCGTGGGGGTCTTCACGCCCCTGATGGCCGGGTCCAGCCTCATCCTCTGCGTGCGGGTGCAGAGGAGCTCCACGGAGACCCGGCGGCGGCCCACGCGGCTGTACGCGACCATCCTGGCCTGCGTCCTGGTGTTCCTCGTCTTCGCCCTGCCCCTCGGCATCCACTGGTTCTTCATCTGCTGGCTGGACCTGCCCCAGTGGACGAAGACTCTCTCCGGCCTACTTGCCCGCCTCTTCTCGGCCTTGAGCAGCAGCGCGAACCCTGTCATCTACTTCCTGGTGGGCAGGCGGAAGAGGCGCGGTCTACGGGAGCCCCTGGGGGCCGTGCTGCGCAGGGCGCTGAGGGAGGAGCCGGAGCTGGAGGCGAGGGAGACGGCCTCCATCGCCACCGCCACCACCGACCCGGGGGCCGGAGAGCCCCGCACCCTGGACACCCGCCTGCGCAGTTGGGAGCCCAGAAGGCTCTTTGCATCCCATCCTGTGGGGGTCTCTTTCCCGCCCTCCAAGGCTCCCCACTGA